From a region of the Dickeya poaceiphila genome:
- a CDS encoding recombinase family protein, with translation MLIGYARVSTSDQNTELQKNALVSANCELIFEDQASGKNARRPGLKRALRKLKRGDTLIVWKLDRLGRSVRDLITMVSDLQGRGIHFRSLTDAIDTSTPAGRFFFHVMSALAEMERELIVERTRAGLAAARSAGRIGGRRRIMTPDAIDHARALLSNGATRWQIANIIGVSEKTIYKYLPVRHK, from the coding sequence ATGCTTATTGGCTATGCCAGGGTATCGACCAGCGATCAAAATACCGAATTACAGAAAAACGCGCTGGTCAGTGCAAATTGTGAACTGATTTTTGAAGATCAGGCCAGCGGCAAAAATGCCCGGCGGCCAGGGCTTAAGCGAGCGTTACGAAAACTCAAACGCGGCGACACGCTGATTGTCTGGAAACTGGACCGGTTGGGTCGCAGCGTGCGTGATTTGATTACCATGGTGTCGGACCTGCAAGGCCGGGGAATTCACTTTCGTAGCCTGACCGACGCCATTGATACTTCAACACCCGCTGGCCGCTTCTTCTTCCATGTGATGAGTGCGCTGGCCGAGATGGAGCGCGAGTTGATAGTCGAACGTACCCGTGCAGGGCTGGCAGCAGCCAGATCAGCCGGTCGCATTGGTGGGCGGCGGCGCATTATGACGCCGGATGCGATTGATCATGCCAGAGCATTGTTGAGTAATGGCGCAACCCGCTGGCAAATTGCGAATATTATTGGTGTGTCAGAAAAAACCATTTATAAATATCTGCCAGTAAGGCATAAGTAA
- a CDS encoding phage tail assembly protein, with the protein MTAETTAQHHVITLNTPIKRGETLIDAITLLTPTAGTLRGIGLAALASADVEALIKLLPRITYPALTEADVMGLELPDLLEFAGKVISFLSPGSVR; encoded by the coding sequence ATGACGGCTGAAACCACTGCACAACATCATGTGATTACCCTGAACACCCCGATTAAACGCGGTGAAACCCTGATCGACGCCATCACGCTGCTCACACCCACTGCCGGTACGCTGCGCGGCATCGGGCTGGCCGCCCTGGCAAGCGCCGATGTAGAGGCGTTGATTAAGTTGCTGCCGCGCATCACCTACCCTGCCCTGACCGAAGCCGATGTCATGGGGCTGGAACTGCCTGACCTGCTTGAATTCGCCGGTAAGGTGATCAGTTTTTTATCACCGGGCTCGGTACGCTAA
- a CDS encoding tail fiber assembly protein produces the protein MTTQNENTTQLNEQGLSIGNGYIQVYHIDPQTREYIGSTREFLMEGVGIPAHSFIDAPPEIPSGQTIVRSQDGSSWESMSDYRGQTAYDKQTRQPSQISQPGALPDTLTLLPPSSAYDVWQGDKWVADEKAQQAAQLNAAQQQQASYLAQAEKRLTVLQYAVELNMASEQEVQALKDWKTYLVLLNRVNLSTAPAIDWPTMPA, from the coding sequence ATGACAACACAAAACGAAAATACGACTCAGCTGAATGAACAGGGGCTGAGTATCGGCAATGGATATATTCAGGTTTACCATATTGATCCGCAAACACGGGAATATATCGGCAGCACACGGGAATTCCTGATGGAAGGCGTTGGCATTCCGGCGCACAGTTTTATTGATGCACCGCCGGAAATACCATCCGGCCAAACCATCGTGCGCAGTCAGGACGGTTCAAGCTGGGAAAGCATGAGCGATTATCGCGGGCAGACCGCTTACGATAAACAGACGCGGCAACCGAGCCAGATAAGCCAACCGGGTGCCTTGCCTGATACCCTGACGTTACTGCCGCCCTCTTCTGCCTACGATGTCTGGCAGGGCGATAAATGGGTGGCTGATGAAAAGGCACAGCAGGCCGCGCAGCTCAACGCCGCTCAACAGCAACAGGCCAGTTACCTCGCTCAGGCGGAAAAACGCCTGACCGTACTGCAGTACGCCGTTGAGCTGAACATGGCGAGCGAGCAGGAAGTTCAGGCGCTGAAAGACTGGAAAACCTATCTGGTATTGTTAAACCGGGTGAATCTCTCCACTGCGCCGGCTATCGACTGGCCGACTATGCCTGCCTGA
- a CDS encoding phage tail protein, translated as MKKYNPFCSFDLIPGKDNLYQNNHTHIGSNLHGCCRCHVEQQYIPAITPAPTDGLKELVGIPQPWPLAEAPEGWLKCNGQAFDTAKYPQLTKLYPAGALPDLRGEFIRGWDDGRGVDTDRKLLSAQAATHITGDDGTYPTLNGIGNLSECNADKPDGNDRTLYWLDTNKSEKQASEKFWGATRPRNIAFSYIVKAG; from the coding sequence ATGAAAAAATACAACCCCTTCTGTTCATTTGACCTGATACCAGGCAAAGATAATTTATATCAAAATAATCATACTCATATTGGCAGCAATTTACATGGATGTTGTAGATGCCATGTGGAGCAGCAGTATATTCCTGCTATCACTCCCGCTCCTACCGATGGATTGAAAGAGTTGGTCGGTATTCCACAACCCTGGCCGTTGGCGGAAGCGCCGGAAGGCTGGCTGAAATGTAATGGACAGGCATTTGATACCGCAAAATATCCGCAACTGACAAAATTATATCCCGCCGGTGCCTTACCGGATCTGCGCGGCGAATTTATTCGCGGCTGGGATGATGGGCGTGGGGTGGATACAGACAGAAAACTGTTATCAGCACAAGCCGCTACTCATATTACTGGAGACGATGGAACTTATCCAACACTTAACGGTATTGGTAATCTATCCGAATGTAATGCAGACAAACCCGATGGTAATGATCGTACTCTATATTGGTTAGATACCAACAAATCGGAAAAACAAGCCAGCGAAAAATTCTGGGGTGCTACCCGTCCGCGTAATATTGCTTTCAGCTATATCGTTAAGGCAGGTTAA
- a CDS encoding phage tail protein — MYLSPCFLANLGLSDTLKIADIVGIPLPWPQATPPAGWLKCNGQAFDKNAFPKLAQVYPGGVLPDLRGEFIRGWDDGRGVDSNRSLLSLQGDAIRNITGFVSGVYVGFDAYTGAFYDTGSRNSIAPASAVVAQMNDDFAFDASRVVPTANENRPRNIAFSYIVRAA, encoded by the coding sequence TTGTATTTATCTCCTTGTTTTCTCGCAAACCTGGGTTTAAGCGACACACTAAAAATCGCGGATATCGTCGGCATCCCGTTGCCCTGGCCGCAAGCCACACCGCCCGCCGGCTGGCTGAAATGCAACGGTCAGGCCTTCGACAAAAACGCTTTCCCGAAACTGGCGCAAGTCTACCCCGGCGGCGTGCTGCCGGATCTGCGCGGCGAATTTATTCGCGGCTGGGATGATGGACGTGGGGTGGATAGCAACAGAAGCCTACTTTCGCTGCAGGGCGATGCGATTAGAAACATCACCGGGTTTGTAAGTGGTGTTTATGTTGGATTTGATGCTTACACTGGTGCGTTTTATGATACTGGTTCCCGAAATTCGATAGCACCAGCATCAGCAGTTGTTGCACAAATGAATGATGACTTTGCGTTTGATGCTTCCAGAGTGGTGCCGACAGCCAACGAAAACCGCCCGCGCAATATCGCCTTTAGCTATATAGTAAGGGCGGCCTGA
- a CDS encoding GpE family phage tail protein, producing MADIAVVFHWPPSELFPMSLAELINWRGRALQRSGQDYA from the coding sequence ATGGCGGATATCGCTGTGGTGTTCCACTGGCCGCCGTCAGAACTTTTCCCCATGAGCCTGGCAGAGTTGATTAACTGGCGTGGCCGGGCGCTACAACGAAGTGGACAAGACTATGCCTAA
- a CDS encoding phage tail sheath protein, whose protein sequence is MSDFHHGTQVVEINDGTRVISTVSTAIVGMVCTGPDADAATFPLNTPVLITDVLTAAGKAGKTGTLAAALQAIGDQTKPVTVVVRVAEGANEAETVSNIIGGADANGKYTGMKALLDAQAVTGVKPRILGVPGLDSQPVATALASICQSLRAFGYVSAYGCKTLSDAIKYRGNFNQRELMVIWPDFIAWNTVTNASATAYATARALGLRAKIDQETGWHKTLSNVGVNGVTGISASVYWDLQTIGSDADLLNQAGVTTLVRKDGFRFWGNRTCSDDPLFLFENYTRTAQVLADTMAEAHMWAVDKPVTATLIRDIIEGIKAKFRELKSNGYIIDADCWFDESANDKETLKAGKLYIDYEYTPVPPLENLTLRQRITDKYLVNLAASVNS, encoded by the coding sequence ATGAGTGATTTTCATCACGGTACGCAGGTCGTCGAAATCAACGACGGTACCCGCGTCATTTCAACTGTATCAACCGCGATCGTCGGTATGGTCTGTACTGGACCGGATGCTGACGCCGCCACTTTCCCACTGAATACACCGGTGCTGATTACCGATGTGCTGACCGCCGCAGGCAAAGCCGGTAAAACCGGTACGCTGGCTGCTGCGCTGCAAGCCATCGGTGACCAGACTAAACCGGTTACGGTAGTCGTTCGCGTAGCCGAAGGCGCCAATGAGGCTGAAACGGTGTCCAACATCATCGGCGGCGCCGATGCCAACGGCAAATACACCGGTATGAAAGCCCTGCTGGATGCCCAGGCAGTGACTGGCGTGAAACCGCGCATCCTCGGCGTTCCAGGGTTGGATTCCCAGCCTGTCGCCACCGCGCTGGCTTCTATTTGTCAGTCGCTGCGCGCCTTCGGTTATGTGAGCGCTTATGGCTGTAAGACCCTGTCCGATGCCATCAAATACCGCGGCAACTTTAATCAGCGTGAGCTGATGGTAATTTGGCCGGACTTTATCGCCTGGAACACCGTGACCAACGCCAGCGCGACTGCCTACGCCACCGCACGCGCGTTGGGCCTGCGTGCCAAAATCGACCAGGAAACCGGCTGGCACAAAACCCTGTCTAACGTCGGCGTTAACGGTGTTACCGGCATCTCCGCCAGCGTGTACTGGGACCTGCAGACCATCGGCAGCGATGCAGACCTGCTGAACCAGGCTGGCGTGACCACGCTGGTACGTAAGGACGGTTTCCGCTTCTGGGGTAACCGCACCTGTTCCGACGATCCGCTTTTCCTGTTTGAAAACTACACCCGCACGGCGCAGGTACTGGCCGACACCATGGCCGAAGCGCACATGTGGGCGGTTGACAAACCGGTAACTGCCACCCTGATCCGCGACATTATCGAGGGTATCAAGGCTAAATTCCGCGAACTGAAATCCAACGGCTACATCATCGACGCTGACTGCTGGTTCGATGAAAGCGCCAACGATAAAGAAACGCTGAAGGCAGGCAAGCTGTACATCGACTACGAGTACACCCCGGTGCCGCCACTGGAAAACCTCACGCTGCGTCAGCGTATCACCGACAAGTATCTGGTGAACCTGGCCGCATCTGTTAACAGCTAA
- a CDS encoding phage major tail tube protein translates to MALPRKLKYLNLFNDGMSYMGQVHSVTLPKLTRKLENYRGGGMQGSAPVDFGLDNDALVMEWNMGGLPDSAFWSQYALPGADAVPLRFAGSYQRDDTGDITAVEIVLRGRHKSIDSGESKQGEETDVRISTQCTYYKLIIDGVDMIEIDTINMIEKVNGVDRLEQHRRNIGL, encoded by the coding sequence ATGGCACTGCCACGTAAACTTAAATATCTCAACCTGTTCAACGACGGTATGAGCTACATGGGCCAGGTGCATTCCGTCACCCTGCCGAAACTGACCCGCAAACTGGAAAACTACCGTGGCGGCGGTATGCAAGGTTCTGCACCGGTAGATTTCGGTCTGGACAACGACGCGCTGGTGATGGAATGGAACATGGGCGGTCTGCCGGACAGCGCCTTCTGGAGCCAGTACGCACTGCCGGGCGCCGATGCGGTTCCGCTGCGTTTCGCCGGTTCTTACCAGCGTGATGACACCGGTGACATCACCGCTGTTGAAATCGTATTGCGCGGTCGCCACAAGTCGATTGACAGCGGCGAATCCAAGCAAGGGGAAGAAACCGACGTACGCATCTCCACCCAGTGTACCTACTACAAACTGATCATTGACGGCGTCGATATGATTGAAATCGACACCATCAACATGATCGAAAAAGTCAACGGCGTTGACCGTCTGGAACAGCACCGCCGCAATATCGGTCTGTAA